A genomic segment from Streptosporangium roseum DSM 43021 encodes:
- the ileS gene encoding isoleucine--tRNA ligase codes for MSAYFRSLPAQVDLPALEHEVLDRWRDGKVFERSVEQNTDGPNWVFYEGPPTANGMPGVHHVEARVFKDVFPRYKSMQGYNVPRKAGWDCHGLPVEVAVEKELGLSGKKDIEEYGVAEFNARCRESVLRHVDAFEEMTERMGYWIDLSQAYRTMDPSYVESVWWSLKVVFDKDLLFRDFRITPYCPRCGTGLSDHELGQPGGYETVSSPSVYVRMPATSGPLADLGASLLIWTTTPWTLVSNTAVAVHPDVTYVAARPAGSDEVLVVAEPLLVSALGEGAEVLASFQGADLEHTTYSRPFELVDIPGAHYVVLGYYVTTEDGTGLVHQAPAFGADDLTTCKRYGLPVVNPIGPDGRFLDSVPQVGGQFFKDADEDLTEDLRARGLLYRGGHFEHSYPHCWRCHTALLYYALPAWYIRTTAIKEQLLAENEQTNWYPETIKWGRFGEWLRNNVDWSLSRSRYWGTPLPLWVCSADESHITCVGSLEELSRLSGQDVSALDPHRPYVDDITLPCPTCGAEARRVPDVIDAWYDSGSMPFAQWGAPYQNADMLEKAYPAQFICEATDQTRGWFYSLMAVGTLVFGRSSYENVLCLGLILAEDGRKMSKHLGNVLQPIPLMDQHGADALRWYMACAGSPWAARRVGHGALEEIVRKVLLTYWNTASFFTLYANAESWSPSRLSEAPPHAERPLIDRWVLAELHRTVAEVTASMDEFDTARVGRRLAEFLDDLSNWYVRRSRRRFWSGDASAFATLYECLETVTRLMSPVVPFITDYVWDVLRATEAPSSVHLAAWPSVTEELLDPALSEQMALVRRLVELGRSARASSGVKTRQPLGRALVGARGWAALSPELRDLIADELNVQGLEDLSGIEADLVSFTVKPNFRALGKRFGSQTKLVAAAVAAADAGELARALRSGSAVAVDAGELGTVELSGEEVIVTEQPKSGWAVETGAVDTGTGETVALDLTITDELRRSGLVRDVIRLLQDARKSTGLSISDRIDVWWSTTDADLAEALRTQGGTVAGEVLAVSLSEGSGGDLPAHHDADLDLTFQLRRTV; via the coding sequence ATGTCCGCCTATTTCCGCTCTCTTCCCGCGCAGGTCGATCTACCCGCGCTCGAACATGAGGTGCTCGACCGCTGGCGTGACGGAAAGGTCTTCGAGCGCTCGGTCGAGCAGAACACCGACGGTCCCAACTGGGTCTTCTACGAGGGCCCGCCCACCGCCAACGGCATGCCCGGCGTCCACCACGTCGAGGCCCGGGTGTTCAAGGACGTCTTCCCCCGCTACAAGTCGATGCAGGGCTACAACGTGCCCCGCAAGGCCGGCTGGGACTGCCACGGCCTGCCGGTCGAGGTCGCCGTCGAGAAGGAACTCGGCCTGTCCGGCAAGAAGGACATCGAGGAGTACGGCGTCGCCGAGTTCAACGCCAGGTGCCGCGAGTCGGTGCTGCGGCACGTGGACGCCTTCGAAGAGATGACCGAGCGGATGGGCTACTGGATCGACCTGTCCCAGGCCTACCGCACGATGGACCCGAGCTACGTGGAGTCCGTCTGGTGGTCGCTCAAGGTCGTCTTCGACAAGGACCTGCTGTTCCGCGACTTCCGGATCACCCCCTACTGCCCGCGCTGCGGCACCGGCCTGTCCGACCACGAGCTGGGCCAGCCCGGCGGCTACGAGACCGTCTCCAGCCCGTCGGTCTACGTCCGCATGCCCGCCACGTCGGGCCCGCTGGCCGACCTCGGCGCCTCGCTGCTGATCTGGACCACCACCCCGTGGACGCTGGTCTCCAACACCGCCGTGGCCGTGCACCCCGACGTGACCTACGTCGCGGCCCGCCCCGCCGGGTCCGACGAGGTGCTGGTGGTCGCCGAGCCGCTGCTGGTCTCCGCGCTGGGCGAGGGCGCCGAGGTGCTGGCCTCCTTCCAGGGCGCCGACCTGGAGCACACCACCTACTCCCGCCCCTTCGAGCTGGTCGACATCCCCGGCGCGCACTACGTGGTGCTCGGCTACTACGTCACCACCGAGGACGGCACCGGCCTGGTCCACCAGGCCCCCGCCTTCGGCGCCGACGACCTGACGACCTGCAAGCGGTACGGCCTGCCGGTGGTCAACCCCATCGGCCCCGACGGGCGCTTCCTCGACAGCGTCCCCCAGGTCGGCGGGCAGTTCTTCAAGGACGCCGACGAGGACCTCACCGAGGACCTCAGGGCGCGCGGCCTGCTCTACCGGGGCGGCCACTTCGAGCACAGCTACCCGCACTGCTGGCGCTGCCACACCGCCCTGCTCTACTACGCGCTCCCCGCCTGGTACATCCGCACCACGGCGATCAAGGAGCAGCTCCTCGCCGAGAACGAGCAGACCAACTGGTACCCCGAGACGATCAAGTGGGGCCGCTTCGGCGAGTGGCTGCGCAACAACGTCGACTGGTCGCTGTCCCGGTCGCGTTACTGGGGCACGCCGCTGCCGCTGTGGGTCTGCTCCGCCGACGAGTCGCACATCACCTGCGTCGGCTCGCTGGAGGAGCTGAGCCGGCTCTCCGGCCAGGACGTGTCCGCCCTCGACCCGCACCGTCCCTACGTGGACGACATCACGCTGCCCTGCCCCACCTGCGGGGCCGAGGCGCGCCGGGTGCCGGACGTGATCGACGCCTGGTACGACTCGGGGTCGATGCCGTTCGCCCAGTGGGGCGCGCCGTACCAGAACGCGGACATGCTGGAGAAGGCCTACCCGGCGCAGTTCATCTGCGAGGCCACCGACCAGACGCGCGGCTGGTTCTACTCGCTGATGGCGGTCGGCACGCTGGTCTTCGGCAGGTCCTCGTACGAGAACGTGCTCTGCCTCGGCCTGATCCTCGCCGAGGACGGCCGCAAGATGAGCAAGCACCTGGGCAACGTGCTGCAGCCGATCCCGCTGATGGACCAGCACGGCGCCGACGCGCTGCGCTGGTACATGGCCTGCGCCGGCTCGCCGTGGGCGGCCCGCCGGGTCGGGCACGGCGCCCTGGAGGAGATCGTCCGCAAGGTCCTGCTGACCTACTGGAACACCGCGTCGTTCTTCACCCTCTACGCCAACGCCGAATCGTGGTCGCCGTCCAGGCTCTCCGAGGCCCCCCCGCACGCCGAGCGCCCGCTGATCGACCGCTGGGTGCTGGCCGAGCTGCACCGGACGGTGGCCGAGGTCACCGCGTCGATGGACGAGTTCGACACCGCCCGGGTCGGGCGGCGGCTGGCGGAGTTCCTCGACGACCTGTCCAACTGGTACGTGCGGCGCTCCCGCCGCCGCTTCTGGTCCGGTGACGCCTCGGCGTTCGCCACGCTGTACGAGTGCCTGGAGACCGTCACCCGGCTGATGTCACCGGTGGTGCCGTTCATCACCGACTACGTCTGGGACGTGCTGCGCGCCACCGAGGCCCCCTCCTCCGTTCACCTGGCCGCCTGGCCCTCGGTGACCGAGGAGCTGCTGGACCCCGCGCTGTCGGAGCAGATGGCGCTGGTCCGCCGCCTGGTGGAGCTGGGCCGCTCGGCCCGCGCCTCCAGCGGGGTCAAGACCCGCCAGCCGCTCGGCCGGGCACTGGTCGGCGCCCGCGGCTGGGCCGCGCTCTCCCCCGAGCTGCGCGATCTGATCGCCGACGAGCTCAACGTCCAGGGTCTGGAGGACCTGTCGGGCATCGAGGCCGACCTGGTCTCCTTCACCGTCAAGCCCAACTTCCGGGCGCTGGGCAAGAGGTTCGGCTCGCAGACCAAGCTGGTCGCCGCGGCCGTCGCCGCCGCCGACGCCGGGGAGCTCGCACGCGCCCTCCGCTCGGGTTCGGCGGTCGCGGTGGACGCCGGCGAGCTGGGCACGGTGGAGCTGAGCGGCGAGGAGGTGATCGTCACCGAGCAGCCGAAGTCCGGGTGGGCGGTGGAGACCGGGGCCGTCGACACCGGCACCGGCGAGACGGTCGCCCTCGACCTGACCATCACCGACGAGCTGCGCCGCTCCGGGCTGGTCCGCGACGTCATCCGCCTGCTCCAGGACGCCCGCAAGTCGACCGGCCTGTCCATCTCCGACCGGATCGACGTGTGGTGGTCCACCACCGACGCCGACCTGGCCGAGGCTCTGCGCACCCAGGGTGGCACGGTGGCCGGCGAGGTCCTCGCCGTCTCCCTCAGCGAGGGCTCCGGAGGCGACCTCCCGGCCCACCACGACGCCGACCTCGACCTGACCTTCCAGCTCCGCCGTACCGTCTGA
- a CDS encoding serine/threonine-protein kinase, with amino-acid sequence MTERKVAGRYRLLEPIGEGGMGVVWRAHDELLDRVVAVKEVRHRGIDEAARTEMNRRTIREARTAGRLDHPSVIIVHDVVEEEGRPWIVMQMVRSRSLGEVVRADGPLPPERVASVGLQVLGALLAAHAAGVLHRDVKPENVLLADDGRVVLTDFGIASMTQETAITRTGGMVGTPAFLPPERLHGLAATPESDLWSLGATLYAALEGRAPFERATAAATMMAVLHGEPSPMTHTGPLADAVLGLMTKDPAIRMTAEQATALLSRAAHGQVPGRYDPAGMAGPAAPPPHPGTATRHTQPPHPGAPAGHDGSPYAARQPHAGQPPYPSEASSYQAGAAPGGWQPQHAGQPSHPGPAQPSYGDSPAHFGQPSYRNSPTHAGQPPHQDGAAHFGQPSHPGDPAQRPYGDSPAHFGQSPPDDPAHPRWPHQGQPTDAGRLAPPARRSGTGRVALAVGVPALVVAVGVGGWLVLREGDGTPSPSPTTTAVVTGGPAASATPSRTPQATRTPSARPTTAIPAGWRLHRDPMGFTVAVPRGWAVKRFSGRDRVEFRPPGKNGFLWIESTEDPETDPVKHWEKVERGGLKQNIWPGYERISITALRYRGLPAADWEFTYLRDKVRMRVLDRGFRTLTGRPYAIYWESPDDGRSNRTFFDRFTETFRP; translated from the coding sequence ATGACCGAACGGAAGGTGGCGGGCCGGTATCGCCTGCTCGAACCCATCGGCGAGGGCGGGATGGGCGTCGTCTGGCGGGCCCACGACGAGCTTCTCGACCGGGTCGTGGCGGTCAAGGAGGTCCGTCACCGCGGGATCGACGAGGCCGCGCGCACGGAGATGAACCGGCGGACGATCCGGGAGGCCAGGACCGCCGGCCGGCTCGACCACCCGTCCGTGATCATCGTGCACGACGTGGTCGAGGAGGAGGGCCGGCCCTGGATCGTCATGCAGATGGTCCGGTCGCGCTCGCTGGGCGAGGTCGTCCGCGCGGACGGGCCGCTGCCCCCCGAGCGGGTCGCCTCGGTCGGGCTGCAGGTGCTGGGCGCCCTGCTGGCCGCGCACGCCGCCGGGGTGCTGCACCGTGACGTGAAGCCGGAGAACGTGCTGCTGGCCGACGACGGCCGGGTCGTGCTGACCGACTTCGGGATCGCCTCGATGACACAGGAGACCGCGATCACCCGGACGGGCGGGATGGTCGGCACCCCGGCCTTCCTCCCCCCGGAACGGCTCCACGGGCTGGCGGCCACCCCCGAGTCGGACCTGTGGTCCCTCGGGGCGACGCTGTACGCCGCCCTGGAGGGGCGTGCGCCGTTCGAGCGGGCCACGGCCGCGGCGACCATGATGGCCGTCCTCCACGGCGAGCCCAGCCCCATGACGCACACCGGTCCCCTGGCCGACGCGGTCCTCGGCCTGATGACCAAGGACCCCGCCATCCGGATGACGGCCGAGCAGGCCACGGCCCTGCTCAGCCGCGCGGCCCATGGGCAGGTCCCCGGCCGGTACGACCCCGCCGGCATGGCGGGGCCGGCCGCACCGCCCCCGCACCCCGGCACGGCCACCCGCCACACCCAGCCACCCCACCCGGGTGCCCCGGCGGGCCACGACGGCTCTCCGTACGCCGCCCGGCAGCCGCACGCCGGGCAACCGCCGTACCCGTCGGAGGCGTCGTCGTATCAGGCGGGGGCGGCACCGGGCGGGTGGCAGCCGCAGCACGCCGGGCAGCCGTCCCATCCCGGCCCGGCACAGCCGTCCTACGGCGACAGCCCCGCCCATTTCGGGCAGCCGTCCTACCGGAACTCCCCCACCCACGCCGGGCAGCCGCCCCACCAGGACGGGGCCGCCCACTTCGGGCAGCCGTCCCATCCCGGCGACCCCGCGCAGCGGCCCTACGGCGACAGCCCCGCCCATTTCGGGCAGTCTCCCCCGGACGATCCCGCCCACCCGCGGTGGCCGCACCAGGGGCAGCCCACCGACGCCGGGCGGCTCGCCCCTCCGGCACGCCGGTCGGGGACGGGGCGGGTGGCGCTCGCGGTCGGGGTGCCCGCGCTCGTGGTGGCGGTCGGGGTGGGGGGATGGCTGGTGCTCCGGGAGGGGGACGGCACGCCGTCGCCCTCGCCGACGACCACGGCGGTCGTCACCGGCGGGCCGGCCGCCTCCGCCACACCCTCCAGGACCCCGCAGGCGACCCGCACCCCGTCCGCCCGCCCGACCACGGCGATCCCGGCGGGCTGGCGGCTCCACCGGGATCCGATGGGCTTCACCGTCGCGGTGCCCAGGGGCTGGGCCGTCAAGCGCTTCTCCGGACGCGACAGGGTCGAGTTCCGGCCTCCCGGCAAGAACGGCTTCCTGTGGATCGAGTCGACCGAGGACCCCGAGACGGACCCGGTCAAGCACTGGGAGAAGGTGGAGCGGGGCGGGCTGAAGCAGAACATCTGGCCGGGCTACGAGCGGATCAGCATCACCGCGCTGAGATACCGCGGCCTGCCGGCCGCCGACTGGGAGTTCACCTACCTCAGGGACAAGGTCAGGATGCGCGTCCTGGACCGTGGCTTCCGCACGCTCACGGGCCGCCCGTACGCGATCTACTGGGAGAGCCCGGACGACGGCAGGTCGAACCGGACGTTCTTCGACAGGTTCACCGAGACCTTCCGGCCGTGA
- a CDS encoding signal peptidase II — protein MRGLQAAGGAPLTGDTVDGAAPVAPLTGDTVDGVAPVAPSGVRRIAVLATIVPIVYILDLITKTVVLRTLEGREPLVVIPGLLQFRVIFNSGAAFSIGTGMTIVFTFVAAGVVIAILRTARHLRSLPWAITLGLMLGGALGNLTDRLLRWPSGFGRPSPFQGHVVDFIETFPGHFPVWNVADSAIVCGGILAVILAWRGYQIDGTRDTGEHKSNG, from the coding sequence GTGCGTGGCCTGCAAGCAGCGGGAGGAGCGCCGCTGACCGGCGACACCGTCGACGGGGCGGCTCCGGTCGCCCCGCTGACCGGCGACACCGTTGACGGGGTGGCTCCGGTCGCCCCGTCCGGAGTGCGGCGGATCGCCGTGCTCGCGACGATTGTACCGATTGTTTACATTCTTGACCTGATCACGAAGACGGTCGTGCTGAGGACCCTTGAGGGCAGGGAGCCGCTCGTCGTCATCCCCGGCCTGCTCCAGTTCCGGGTGATCTTCAACTCCGGGGCGGCGTTCAGCATCGGCACCGGCATGACGATCGTCTTCACGTTCGTCGCGGCCGGCGTGGTGATCGCCATCCTGCGCACCGCGCGGCACCTGCGCAGCCTGCCCTGGGCCATCACGCTGGGGCTGATGCTCGGCGGGGCGCTCGGCAACCTGACCGACCGGCTCCTGCGCTGGCCCTCGGGCTTCGGCCGGCCCTCGCCCTTCCAGGGGCACGTCGTCGACTTCATCGAGACCTTCCCCGGGCACTTCCCGGTCTGGAACGTGGCAGACTCGGCGATCGTCTGCGGCGGAATCCTGGCCGTCATCCTCGCCTGGCGGGGCTACCAGATCGACGGCACGCGCGACACGGGGGAGCACAAGAGCAATGGCTGA
- a CDS encoding TraR/DksA family transcriptional regulator: MAATVRADEGAVAPSQDGTVVTWSATELAEVRKRLATEIAELNQEIAKAETEIASSDVTDGAGDDQADAGARTYEREREIALTLNSRDLVAQNERAIARIDAGTYGVCESCHKPIGKERLQAFPRATLCVACKQREERR, from the coding sequence ATGGCCGCGACTGTACGCGCAGACGAGGGCGCTGTGGCGCCGTCACAGGACGGTACCGTCGTCACCTGGTCGGCCACGGAGCTGGCGGAAGTCCGCAAGCGGCTGGCCACGGAGATCGCGGAGCTGAACCAGGAGATCGCCAAGGCCGAGACCGAGATCGCGTCGAGCGATGTTACGGACGGTGCGGGAGACGACCAGGCGGACGCCGGGGCCCGCACCTATGAACGGGAACGCGAGATCGCCCTTACCCTGAATTCGCGCGACCTGGTCGCGCAGAACGAGCGGGCGATCGCCCGGATCGACGCGGGAACCTACGGAGTGTGCGAATCGTGCCACAAGCCGATCGGCAAGGAACGTCTTCAGGCGTTCCCGAGGGCGACGCTGTGCGTGGCCTGCAAGCAGCGGGAGGAGCGCCGCTGA
- a CDS encoding serine/threonine-protein kinase, which produces MTDSQGLIGARYRLLEHIGRGGMGTVWRARDEVLGRDVAVKEVIPSPDLTGPERDVFTVRTLREARAAGRIGHPGVATVYDVIEEQGRPWIVMQLVDSRTLGAVVREDGPLPPARVAQIGLEVLGALLAAHQAGVLHRDVKPDNVLLSKDGRAVLTDFGIAVLEGDSSVTRTGALIGTPAFIAPERASGGPAEFASDLWSLGVTLYMAVEGRSPFERAHPLATLSAVMHEEPAPLRFAGSLGPVVSGLLRKDPAQRMSAHDVQIHLRAIVNGTEPQPTAPIALPVPPPRAPVQAGAAVPSTDADPGVAGRGGRRRPAVAALAAAVVAVALTSGGAAWVALNSSAGSPEGPPASVSVPAKDDTPKDKTEQARLPAKKKDPTPDTSGDGSYRPSAPPSSDQPRQNRPSPSEEPTRDGSKNGSKDGSKDDSGDKPGKDQGEDQSEDSGKKPGQGSQDDSGDDTGQDPGQEQGQDDTPGQESGDDAPQDQGQGQEGQLAEQAGYNGGTSASGKTGNTSDGKVKKAKKAK; this is translated from the coding sequence ATGACCGATTCTCAGGGGCTCATCGGCGCTCGGTACCGGCTGCTCGAACATATCGGCCGGGGAGGCATGGGCACGGTCTGGCGGGCGCGCGACGAGGTGCTCGGCAGGGACGTGGCGGTCAAGGAGGTCATCCCCTCCCCCGACCTGACCGGCCCCGAACGCGACGTCTTCACCGTACGGACGCTCAGGGAGGCCCGCGCCGCCGGGCGGATCGGCCACCCGGGCGTCGCTACGGTCTACGACGTCATCGAGGAGCAGGGGCGTCCGTGGATCGTGATGCAGCTCGTGGACTCCCGGACGCTCGGAGCCGTGGTCCGGGAGGACGGGCCGCTGCCGCCGGCACGGGTGGCGCAGATCGGGCTCGAAGTGCTCGGGGCGCTGCTCGCCGCACACCAGGCGGGCGTGCTGCACCGGGACGTCAAGCCGGACAACGTGCTGCTGTCGAAGGACGGGCGGGCCGTGCTGACCGACTTCGGCATCGCGGTGCTCGAAGGCGACTCGTCGGTGACCAGGACCGGCGCCCTCATCGGCACCCCGGCGTTCATCGCGCCGGAACGGGCGAGCGGAGGCCCGGCGGAGTTCGCCTCCGACCTGTGGTCGCTGGGCGTGACGCTTTACATGGCGGTCGAGGGGCGTTCCCCCTTCGAGCGCGCCCACCCGCTGGCGACGCTCAGCGCGGTCATGCACGAGGAGCCTGCCCCGCTGAGGTTCGCCGGATCGCTGGGCCCGGTGGTCTCCGGCCTGCTCCGCAAGGACCCCGCGCAGCGCATGTCCGCCCACGATGTGCAGATCCACCTGAGGGCGATCGTGAACGGCACCGAGCCGCAGCCCACCGCGCCCATCGCGCTCCCGGTCCCGCCTCCCCGCGCCCCGGTCCAGGCCGGCGCGGCGGTGCCCTCGACGGACGCGGACCCCGGGGTGGCCGGCCGCGGAGGACGGCGGCGTCCGGCCGTCGCGGCCCTCGCGGCCGCGGTGGTCGCGGTGGCCCTGACATCGGGTGGAGCCGCCTGGGTAGCCCTGAACTCCTCCGCCGGGTCGCCGGAAGGACCCCCCGCCTCCGTGAGCGTCCCCGCCAAGGACGACACGCCGAAGGACAAGACCGAGCAGGCCAGGCTGCCCGCCAAGAAGAAGGATCCCACCCCGGACACGAGCGGCGACGGCTCGTATCGGCCCTCCGCCCCTCCCTCCTCGGACCAGCCCCGGCAGAACCGCCCGTCCCCGTCGGAGGAGCCGACGCGGGACGGCTCGAAGAACGGTTCGAAGGACGGCTCGAAGGACGACTCCGGGGACAAGCCCGGCAAGGATCAGGGCGAGGACCAGAGCGAGGACTCCGGCAAGAAGCCCGGCCAGGGGTCGCAGGACGACTCCGGGGACGACACCGGCCAGGACCCGGGGCAGGAGCAGGGGCAGGACGACACCCCTGGGCAGGAGTCCGGAGACGACGCCCCCCAGGACCAGGGACAGGGCCAGGAGGGGCAGCTGGCCGAGCAGGCCGGCTACAACGGCGGGACGAGCGCCTCCGGCAAGACCGGGAACACGTCCGACGGCAAGGTCAAGAAGGCCAAGAAGGCCAAGTAG
- a CDS encoding AzlC family ABC transporter permease, with protein sequence MDTTTRSSAVRDGLGVGIAVGLSGLAFGAAAVTAGLSVAQACVLSLFAFTGASQFAMVGVVAGGGSLAAGTAGALLLGARNGLYGLRMSDLLAVRGWRRLPAAHGVIDETTAVALAQPDERSARTGFFVTFISIYLTWNLTTLLGAVGTSRVADPAVFGLDAVGPATFLAILWPRLTGSGPETRSLRLIAGGGAAIALATTPFTPPGVPVLIAAAAVLAVILRRPK encoded by the coding sequence ATGGATACAACCACTCGTTCCTCAGCGGTCAGGGACGGACTGGGCGTGGGGATCGCCGTGGGACTTTCCGGACTGGCGTTCGGCGCCGCCGCGGTCACCGCCGGCCTGAGCGTCGCGCAGGCGTGCGTGCTGAGCCTGTTCGCCTTCACCGGCGCCTCGCAGTTCGCCATGGTCGGCGTCGTCGCCGGCGGCGGCAGCCTGGCCGCCGGCACGGCGGGCGCGCTGCTGCTGGGAGCCCGGAACGGCCTGTACGGCCTGCGCATGTCCGACCTGCTCGCGGTCCGGGGCTGGCGCAGGCTGCCGGCGGCCCACGGCGTGATCGACGAGACGACCGCGGTGGCCCTGGCCCAGCCCGACGAACGGTCCGCCCGGACCGGGTTCTTCGTCACGTTCATCAGCATCTACCTGACCTGGAACCTCACCACCCTGCTCGGCGCGGTGGGCACCTCCCGGGTGGCCGACCCTGCCGTGTTCGGCCTGGACGCGGTGGGCCCCGCGACGTTCCTGGCCATCCTGTGGCCCCGGCTCACCGGCAGCGGTCCCGAGACCCGCTCGCTGCGGCTGATCGCCGGCGGCGGCGCGGCGATCGCGCTGGCCACGACCCCGTTCACCCCGCCGGGCGTGCCCGTGCTGATCGCGGCGGCCGCCGTGCTCGCCGTGATCCTGAGGAGGCCGAAGTGA
- a CDS encoding AraC family transcriptional regulator, which yields MDLLKARYVTHRFSRHVHDGYAIGVIMSGVEEFDYRGARHRAGTGSLVLVNPEHVHTGQAGEPGGWAYRMLYPSIEVMSGIAAELAAGRGTPHFPEPVVSHPHAAALLRAAHDAAEHGDGLASSTLARTAFGALLRHHAAHRTADARPAREDRAVRRAREILHERLVDPPTLEDLARAVQAKPFALIRAFKAVTGLPPHAYLNTLRVRRARGLLDSGTSAAQVATDVGFTDQAHLTRHFKRVVGVPPGAYQRAGTYKTASENRT from the coding sequence GTGGACCTGCTCAAGGCCAGGTACGTCACCCACCGCTTCTCCCGGCACGTGCACGACGGCTACGCGATCGGGGTGATCATGTCCGGGGTCGAGGAGTTCGACTACCGGGGCGCCCGGCACCGCGCGGGCACGGGGAGCCTGGTCCTGGTCAACCCCGAGCACGTGCACACCGGCCAGGCGGGCGAGCCCGGCGGCTGGGCCTACCGGATGCTCTACCCGTCGATCGAGGTCATGTCGGGCATCGCCGCGGAGCTGGCGGCCGGGCGCGGCACGCCGCACTTCCCCGAGCCCGTCGTCTCCCACCCGCACGCCGCCGCGCTGCTGCGGGCCGCGCACGACGCCGCCGAGCACGGCGACGGCCTGGCCTCCTCCACGCTCGCCCGCACGGCCTTCGGCGCCCTGCTCAGGCATCACGCCGCCCACCGCACGGCCGACGCGCGGCCCGCCAGGGAGGACCGGGCGGTACGGCGGGCGCGGGAGATCCTGCACGAACGGCTCGTCGACCCGCCCACGCTGGAGGATCTGGCGCGGGCCGTACAGGCGAAGCCCTTCGCCCTGATCCGGGCCTTCAAGGCGGTCACGGGCCTGCCCCCGCACGCCTATCTCAACACGCTCCGGGTCCGGCGGGCCCGAGGACTGCTCGACTCCGGCACATCGGCCGCACAGGTCGCCACCGACGTGGGTTTCACCGACCAGGCCCACCTGACCAGGCACTTCAAGCGGGTCGTGGGTGTGCCGCCCGGCGCGTACCAGCGCGCAGGAACGTACAAGACGGCATCAGAAAACCGGACATAA
- a CDS encoding AzlD domain-containing protein has protein sequence MTVWWAIVITCAGCYALKLAGLSAPRQVLDHPTVQRFAALVPVALLAALIAVQTFAHGQQLHFDVPRTAGLGAAVVALLLRAPFLVVLATAAVVTAALRHFMS, from the coding sequence GTGACTGTCTGGTGGGCCATCGTGATCACCTGCGCGGGCTGCTACGCGCTGAAGCTCGCCGGACTGTCGGCTCCGCGCCAGGTGCTCGACCATCCGACGGTGCAGCGCTTCGCCGCGCTGGTCCCGGTGGCGCTGCTGGCCGCGCTGATCGCGGTGCAGACCTTCGCGCACGGGCAGCAACTGCACTTCGACGTGCCCCGTACCGCCGGGCTGGGGGCGGCCGTGGTGGCGCTGCTGCTGCGCGCACCCTTCCTGGTGGTGCTCGCGACGGCCGCCGTCGTCACGGCCGCGCTGCGCCATTTCATGAGCTGA
- a CDS encoding RluA family pseudouridine synthase translates to MAEQRSLPVPDGLEGERLDAALSRLFGFSRTRAAELIVSGDVLVDGSPAAKSDRVHAGAWLDVTLPPPPTAPMPVAEPVPGMKIVYEDDDIVVVNKPIGVAAHPTTGWTGPTVIGGLLGTGHRVATSGAAERQGIVHRLDANTTGAMVVAKSEHAYSHLKRAFKERTVDKRYHALVQGHPDPLRGTVDAPIDRHPSGDGRFAVVAGGKESVTHYDTIEAFRAASLLDIKLETGRTHQIRVHMSALRHPCVGDMMYGADPTLAARLGVTRQWLHAVSLAFEHPATGEWVSFTTDYPDDLAHALKIVGSES, encoded by the coding sequence ATGGCTGAGCAGCGGAGTCTCCCGGTCCCCGACGGGTTGGAGGGCGAGCGCCTCGACGCCGCCCTGTCCCGGCTGTTCGGCTTCTCGCGCACCCGCGCGGCCGAGCTGATCGTCTCCGGTGACGTGCTGGTGGACGGCTCGCCCGCCGCCAAGTCCGACCGGGTCCACGCGGGCGCGTGGCTGGACGTCACCCTGCCGCCGCCGCCCACCGCGCCGATGCCGGTCGCGGAACCGGTGCCGGGCATGAAGATCGTTTATGAGGACGACGACATCGTGGTCGTCAACAAGCCCATCGGCGTGGCCGCTCACCCGACCACCGGCTGGACCGGGCCGACCGTGATCGGCGGCCTGCTCGGCACCGGGCACCGGGTGGCGACGAGCGGCGCCGCCGAGCGCCAGGGCATCGTGCACCGCCTGGACGCCAACACCACCGGCGCCATGGTCGTGGCCAAGAGCGAGCACGCCTACTCGCACCTGAAGCGGGCCTTCAAGGAGCGCACGGTCGACAAGCGCTACCACGCCCTGGTCCAGGGGCACCCCGACCCGCTGCGCGGCACCGTCGACGCGCCGATCGACCGCCACCCCTCAGGAGACGGCCGGTTCGCCGTCGTGGCCGGGGGCAAGGAGTCGGTCACCCACTACGACACGATCGAGGCGTTCCGCGCGGCGTCGCTGCTCGACATCAAGCTGGAGACCGGCCGGACCCACCAGATCCGGGTCCACATGTCGGCGCTGCGCCATCCGTGCGTCGGCGACATGATGTACGGCGCGGACCCCACGCTGGCCGCCCGTCTGGGCGTCACCCGGCAGTGGCTGCACGCGGTCTCGCTGGCCTTCGAGCACCCCGCGACGGGCGAGTGGGTCTCCTTCACCACCGACTACCCTGATGACCTGGCCCATGCCCTGAAGATCGTCGGCAGCGAGTCGTAG